GCGCGGTCCTCGCCGCGTGCGGGGCGGCCGCTCGGCTCGAACAGGAAGAAGGAGCCGGGCGCCGCAGTGTCCCGAAGCGAGAGGCGCAACGACAGCCCCGATGCGCCCGGCGGCACGGTGAGGTAGTACCGCGCGGCCGAACCCGCCGTGAGCTTCCGCCCCCCGACCGACATGACCCGGCCCATCACGGAGTCGGTCACGATGACCGTGTTCGCCAGGACGAACACCTGGCCGGCTGCCGTGTCGGCCTCGGAAATGCCGTACACGGTGCCGACGTACCTTCCGGCGCGCGTGATCCGCGAAGCATCGTAGCGCACTTCGACGACGGCCGATCCCGTGATCGAATCCACCGTGACCGTTGGCTGAGCGGGCCGGAGCCACGCCGCGTCCGAGTACAGCCGGTACCCTTCGGTACGTGGGCCCGTCCGTCCCGGCAGTCGGCTCACCCGGAACCGCTGCGCCGTATCCGCCGCCGCCGCCAGTCCGTTGCGCCGATAGGCCGCCGTGGGCCTGACGGCTTCGCGCGCCGGGCCGACATCGCCGTCGCTGCTCCGGGCCATCTGGATGGGACGCCCAGGCGTCGCTTCACGCGCGGGCGGGAGCGCCTGGACGCGATAGCGCACGACCGCGTGCCCGGCCCGGAGCCACTGGTAGGCCGCCTCGACGCGAGGCACACCGGCGCCCTGATCGATCACGCTCTCGCCGGCGAACCGTCGCGCGGTGGCGCGCAGCGCCTGCGTCAGCTCCGCCGCGGACGCGGTCCGCCCTTCCTGAGCCATGGCCGAGACCAGCAGCGCCACGAGGCCTGCCGTGTACGGCGAGGCCATAGACGTGCCGAGCTTGATCTCCGAGCCGGTGTTGTATCGCGGGACCGTCGAGTAGGCGAGCCCGGGCGTCACGATGTCCGGCTTGGCCAGCTCACCACCCCGCGCGCCCCACCAACCGAGGATGTCGGGGCTGGCGGCGTTGAACTGGGCCATCGCGAACGCGCCGGGGTAGACGGCGCCGCTCGTGAGCGCCAGCTCCGCCGAGCCGGGCAGCCCCATCGTGGACGTGCCGGGCCCGTCGTTCCCGGCGGCGATCGCGAAGACGACGTTGGGGTGGGCGATGAGAAACGCGTTCACGATCGAGTCCATCACGGCGTGCGGCTCGCCCTCGTTCCCGATTCCGAACGACACGTTCATCACCAGCGGGAGCCGGCGCTCCTCCGCGAACCCTACCGCGTACTCCATCGCGCGGAGCATGGACCCGTTGGTGGTGACGCCTCCCCGCGCGTTGTTCGCGATCTTGAGCGCGATGATGCGGGCGCCGGGCGCCACGCCGTCGAAGCCGCGCACCCCGTACATGTCGTGTGCCGCGGCGATCCCGGCGGTGTGGGTGCCGTGGCTCGACGTGTCGAGGAAGAACGTCAGCACGGGCCGGCCGCCCTCTTCCGTGAGGTTCAGCGCCGCGGTGATCGGGCCGCGGCCGCGGGGCGCGAAGCGGGAGGAGAAGGTGAACGTTTCGGCGCGCACGAGGTAATCCGCCACCGCGGTCTCGTCGCTCAGCGAGCCGTCGCCGTTGGTGTCCACGAAAGCCAGCCAACCGGACGCTCCGCGCACCACCACGACTCCGAAGCGGTCCCGGTTCGAGCCGTTGCCGTTGAAGTCGGCCTCCGGCCTGCTTCCGAAGGGCAGCTCGCTCAGCAACCCGCCGTACCACGCCGAATCCGTCGCAACGGCGCTCACCGCGCCCGCGCCCAGGAGCGTGATTCCGCCCTCGACGGCGATACGGCCCATGGCGTCGGCGCGTACCGGTGCGAGCGTCACCCGTCCCTCGCCGGAGAAGTCGCGTAGGTCGAGGATCTTCCGCTCGCCGAGCGTCGTGGTCTGGAGGCCGGGGACGCCGGGATCGGTGCCGCTGTCGAGGATGGCGATGAGGACGCCGCGTCCGTCGTAGGTGGGATGAAGCTGCCGGAACTCGGTCACGCCGGCCGACGCGAGCGGCATGAGGCCGAGCTGCTGCGCCAACATGGGCGGCGCCACGGGCCGCCGCTCCGGCGGCGGCGAGGTCGTGGTCTCGGCGGTCGGGACGGGCGCGGGGGCCGCGGCCACTGGCGCCTCGGGCGCGGTCTCGCGGACGGTGCGCGCGCAGGCCGCGAGCGTGAGCGGAAGAACGGCTGCGAGCGTGAGGCTATCAAGAAGCGACATCGGGGCGCCTAGACTATCGATGAGGGTAGCACGTAGGGGCCGAGGTGCGGCCCGGAGAAATTGGAGCAGACGTCGAGGGTGAAGGCAAGCATGTCGCGCGCTTCCTCGGGAGTGAGGATCGCGTCCACGTACCCGCGCGCGCCGGCGTACTTCGCATCGAGCTGGTGCTCGTAGTCGGCGCGCATCGCCTCCACCTGCTCGGTCAGCTTGGGTGTGGGGCCGCCGGCCTGCTGCGCCTTCTCGAGCTCCGGTCCGTACACCGCCCCGACCGCCGACTCGCCTTCCATCACTCCCATCCTCCCCGTCGGCAGCGAAAAGATGAAGTCAGGATCGAAGCCCTGGCCCGCCATGGCGTAATAACCCGCGCCGGAGGCGTGATTCACGGTGAGCACGATCTTGGGGACGGCCGCGGTCGCCATCGCCTCGACGAACGCAGCGCCGGCCCGGATGATGCCGGATGTCTCGGCCTCGGGACCCACCATGAAGCCCGAGACGTCTTGCACGAAGAGGATGGGGATACCCTCACGGTTCGCGTTCTCGATGAAGTAGGCGACCTTCTCCGCGCTCTCCGTGTAGATGATGCCGCCGAACCGCGCCGGCCCGCCGCCCGGCGTCTTCACCAGCCCGCGCCGGTTGGCGATCAGCGCCACCGTGTGACCCTCGATGGCGGCATGCCCGCAGAGCATCTCCTTCGCGAGGTCCGGCTGGAACTCGTCGAACTTCCCTTCGTCGAGGATGCAGGCGAGCACGTCGTGCACGTCGTAGGACATGCGATGGTCGGAGGGAAGCGCCGCGTACAGGTCGGTAGGAGGCCGCTTCGGCGCCCGGGTCTTTCGCTTGGACGGCTGGCGGCTCACGGCCGGTTTGGGGAGGCGCGCTATCTGCTCGCGCAGCAACTCCAGGCAGGCCTGGTCGTCCGCGGCCAGGTAGTGCGCGACCGCGCTCGCGCTGGTGTGCATGCGGGCGCCGCCCAGCGACTCGCTGTCCACCACCTGGCCCGTCGCGCCCTTCACCAGGTTCGGGCCCCCGAGGCCCATGAAGCTGGTGCCGTCCACCATGACGATGACGTCGGACAGCGCGGGCAGGTACGCGCCGCCCGCGATGCACGGTCCCATGACCGCGGCGAGCTGCGGCACCTTGAGGTAGCGGCGCATGAGCGAGTTGTAGTAGAAGATCCGGCCCGCGCCGTACTGGCCCGGGAAGACGCCGCCCTGATAGGGGAGGTTCACACCCGCGGAGTCCACCAAGTAGACGATGGGGATCCGCTGGCGCATCGCGATCTCCTGCGCCCGCAGGATCTTCCTGATCGTCTCGGGCCACCAGGAGCCGGCCTTCACCGTCGCGTCGTTGGCAACGACGACGATCTCCCGCCCCGCCGCGACGCAGAGTCCGGTGACGACGCCGGCGCCGGGCGCCTGGCCGTCGTACTGGTCATACGCCACCAGCAGCCCTACCTCGAGCCAGGGAGCATCCTTGTCGCAGAGGAGCGCGATGCGTTCCCGCGCGGTCAGCTTCCCGGCGTCGTGCTGTTTCTTGATCTTGTCGGGGCCGCCGCCCTGGCGCAGCCGATCGGCGAGCGCCCGGTATTCGTCGGTGAGGGTCTTGAGCCGGCTTTTCTTTTCGGACACTACGGTCTCAGGTGCTCCCGCGCCCAGGACCGGATGTAGGCGATGAGCTCGGAGGTGGCGGTGCCCGGCCCGAAGAGCCGGCCCACG
The window above is part of the Gemmatimonadales bacterium genome. Proteins encoded here:
- a CDS encoding S8 family serine peptidase, coding for MSLLDSLTLAAVLPLTLAACARTVRETAPEAPVAAAPAPVPTAETTTSPPPERRPVAPPMLAQQLGLMPLASAGVTEFRQLHPTYDGRGVLIAILDSGTDPGVPGLQTTTLGERKILDLRDFSGEGRVTLAPVRADAMGRIAVEGGITLLGAGAVSAVATDSAWYGGLLSELPFGSRPEADFNGNGSNRDRFGVVVVRGASGWLAFVDTNGDGSLSDETAVADYLVRAETFTFSSRFAPRGRGPITAALNLTEEGGRPVLTFFLDTSSHGTHTAGIAAAHDMYGVRGFDGVAPGARIIALKIANNARGGVTTNGSMLRAMEYAVGFAEERRLPLVMNVSFGIGNEGEPHAVMDSIVNAFLIAHPNVVFAIAAGNDGPGTSTMGLPGSAELALTSGAVYPGAFAMAQFNAASPDILGWWGARGGELAKPDIVTPGLAYSTVPRYNTGSEIKLGTSMASPYTAGLVALLVSAMAQEGRTASAAELTQALRATARRFAGESVIDQGAGVPRVEAAYQWLRAGHAVVRYRVQALPPAREATPGRPIQMARSSDGDVGPAREAVRPTAAYRRNGLAAAADTAQRFRVSRLPGRTGPRTEGYRLYSDAAWLRPAQPTVTVDSITGSAVVEVRYDASRITRAGRYVGTVYGISEADTAAGQVFVLANTVIVTDSVMGRVMSVGGRKLTAGSAARYYLTVPPGASGLSLRLSLRDTAAPGSFFLFEPSGRPARGEDRADVGREDGSRATLRVIANDIVPGVWEAVVQALPARDVTFDLQAAIPAVRIAAVDSTSGTPGIVFASSAAQETTLTVTAEHVGALTAWVVEVERGETYRREFEAPAWATKMIVEAQLTPETWNQVTDFVITVFDREGAQLGNGAMNYDYHRVGADLPARRNEPFRVAVELFPGFAMRQAPARVDVKVRVTFVGAPRPALQGDATMRIPAGGTTDLRVNRNGAYEIGPGWVPLVRVRASARADDWVVLESTFPMLPR
- a CDS encoding carboxyl transferase domain-containing protein, whose translation is MSEKKSRLKTLTDEYRALADRLRQGGGPDKIKKQHDAGKLTARERIALLCDKDAPWLEVGLLVAYDQYDGQAPGAGVVTGLCVAAGREIVVVANDATVKAGSWWPETIRKILRAQEIAMRQRIPIVYLVDSAGVNLPYQGGVFPGQYGAGRIFYYNSLMRRYLKVPQLAAVMGPCIAGGAYLPALSDVIVMVDGTSFMGLGGPNLVKGATGQVVDSESLGGARMHTSASAVAHYLAADDQACLELLREQIARLPKPAVSRQPSKRKTRAPKRPPTDLYAALPSDHRMSYDVHDVLACILDEGKFDEFQPDLAKEMLCGHAAIEGHTVALIANRRGLVKTPGGGPARFGGIIYTESAEKVAYFIENANREGIPILFVQDVSGFMVGPEAETSGIIRAGAAFVEAMATAAVPKIVLTVNHASGAGYYAMAGQGFDPDFIFSLPTGRMGVMEGESAVGAVYGPELEKAQQAGGPTPKLTEQVEAMRADYEHQLDAKYAGARGYVDAILTPEEARDMLAFTLDVCSNFSGPHLGPYVLPSSIV